In a genomic window of Micromonospora cremea:
- a CDS encoding aldo/keto reductase, whose translation MDLVTEMTYRRLGDSGLVVSVVGIGCNNFGRKLDLDGTRAVVDAALDAGINLFDTADIYGEPQGSSEELLGQALKGRRDDVVVATKFGMDMNGLNGPDFGARGARRYIARAVEASLRRLGTDHIDLYQMHEPDPGTPIDETLAALDDLVRDGKVRYLGNSNFAGWQIADADWVASSNGRARFISAQNHYSLLERSVETEVISACERFGLGMLPFFPLANGLLTGKYKRSEQPPAGSRLSGGGRYAERLAAADWDTIEAIEAYAAERGLTMLQVAIGGLAAQPAVTSVIAGATTPEQVHANAAAGTWEPSDEDLAALRAIL comes from the coding sequence GTGGATCTCGTGACTGAGATGACCTATCGCCGGCTGGGCGACTCCGGGCTCGTGGTGTCCGTGGTCGGCATCGGCTGCAACAACTTTGGCCGCAAGCTCGACCTCGACGGCACCCGCGCGGTCGTGGACGCCGCCCTGGACGCCGGGATCAACCTGTTCGACACCGCCGACATCTACGGCGAGCCGCAGGGCAGCTCCGAGGAGCTGCTCGGGCAGGCGCTCAAGGGACGCCGGGACGACGTGGTGGTGGCCACCAAGTTCGGCATGGACATGAACGGCCTCAACGGGCCGGACTTCGGTGCCCGAGGGGCGCGGCGCTACATCGCCCGCGCCGTGGAGGCGTCGCTGCGCCGGCTCGGCACCGACCACATCGACCTGTACCAGATGCACGAGCCGGACCCGGGTACGCCGATCGACGAGACGCTCGCCGCGCTGGACGACCTGGTCCGCGACGGCAAGGTGCGCTACCTGGGCAACTCCAACTTCGCCGGCTGGCAGATCGCCGACGCGGACTGGGTCGCCTCGTCCAACGGCCGGGCCCGTTTCATCAGCGCCCAGAACCACTACAGCCTGCTGGAGCGGTCCGTGGAGACCGAGGTCATCTCGGCGTGCGAGCGGTTCGGCCTCGGCATGCTGCCGTTCTTCCCGCTCGCCAACGGCCTGCTCACCGGCAAGTACAAGCGCTCCGAGCAGCCGCCGGCCGGCAGCCGGCTCTCCGGCGGTGGCCGGTACGCGGAGCGACTCGCCGCGGCCGACTGGGACACCATCGAGGCGATCGAGGCGTACGCGGCCGAGCGGGGGCTGACCATGCTCCAGGTGGCGATCGGCGGGCTGGCCGCCCAGCCGGCGGTGACCTCGGTGATCGCCGGCGCCACGACGCCCGAGCAGGTGCACGCCAACGCCGCCGCCGGCACCTGGGAGCCGTCCGACGAGGACCTGGCGGCGCTGCGCGCCATTCTCTGA
- a CDS encoding ABC-F family ATP-binding cassette domain-containing protein — translation MGYVDVAAVGHILPDGRELFADVSFRVGEGGKIALVGPNGAGKTTLLRMVAGDLPVRTGAVARAGGLGVMRQFIGMIGDESTLADLALSLAPPPLLEAGRRLGETEATMRAAEVRGKYSTAAGKAQLAYADALGAWGEAGGYDAEVLFDTVATIVLDQPWDAVRDRPVRTLSGGQQKRFALELLLRGPDEVLLLDEPDNFLDVPGKRWLEARLRESTKSVLYVSHDRELLAQTADRVVAVEGGSAWVHPGGFASWHEARVARHARLDELRRRWDEEHQKLRELMLMYKQKAAYNDGLASRYQAAQTRLRKFEEAGPPPVPPKDQDIRMRLTGGRTGKRAVVCEQLELDGLTYPFDLEIWYGDRVAVLGANGTGKSHFLRLLARGGSDPDPANGPVDGAGALAPVAHDGTARLGARVRPGHFSQTHDRPELMSKALVEILWRGDEHRTGMDRHTAMGVLSRYELAGQGDQRFGTLSGGQQARFLVLLLELSGATLLLLDEPTDNLDLASAEALEAGLNAFEGTVVAVTHDRWFTRSFDRFVLFRGDSEVVETPEPVWDVG, via the coding sequence GTGGGATACGTGGACGTGGCAGCGGTCGGGCATATCCTGCCCGACGGTCGGGAACTCTTCGCCGACGTGTCGTTCCGGGTCGGGGAGGGCGGCAAGATCGCCCTGGTCGGGCCGAACGGCGCGGGTAAGACGACACTGCTGCGGATGGTCGCCGGTGACCTGCCGGTGCGTACCGGCGCCGTCGCGCGGGCCGGCGGGCTGGGCGTGATGCGCCAGTTCATCGGCATGATCGGCGACGAGTCGACACTCGCCGACCTGGCTCTGTCGCTCGCCCCACCGCCGCTGCTCGAGGCCGGCCGCCGGCTCGGCGAGACCGAGGCGACCATGCGGGCGGCCGAGGTCCGCGGCAAGTACAGCACCGCGGCCGGCAAGGCCCAGCTGGCGTACGCCGACGCGCTGGGCGCCTGGGGCGAGGCCGGCGGGTACGACGCCGAGGTGCTCTTCGACACCGTCGCGACCATCGTGCTCGACCAGCCCTGGGACGCCGTCCGGGACCGACCCGTCCGCACCCTCTCCGGTGGACAGCAGAAGCGCTTCGCGCTGGAGTTGCTGCTGCGCGGCCCGGACGAGGTGCTGCTGCTCGACGAGCCGGACAACTTCCTCGACGTGCCCGGCAAACGCTGGCTGGAGGCGCGACTGCGCGAGTCGACCAAGTCCGTGCTCTACGTCTCACACGACCGCGAGCTGCTGGCCCAGACCGCCGACCGGGTGGTCGCCGTGGAGGGCGGCAGCGCCTGGGTGCACCCGGGCGGCTTCGCCAGTTGGCACGAGGCGCGGGTGGCCCGGCACGCCCGCCTCGACGAGCTGCGCCGGCGCTGGGACGAGGAGCACCAGAAGCTGCGCGAGCTGATGCTGATGTACAAGCAGAAGGCGGCGTACAACGACGGGCTCGCCTCGCGGTACCAGGCCGCGCAGACCCGGCTGCGCAAGTTCGAGGAGGCCGGGCCTCCGCCCGTACCCCCGAAGGACCAGGACATCCGGATGCGGCTGACCGGCGGGCGGACCGGCAAGCGCGCGGTCGTCTGCGAGCAGCTGGAGTTGGACGGCCTGACCTACCCTTTCGACCTGGAGATCTGGTACGGCGACCGGGTGGCGGTGCTCGGCGCCAACGGCACCGGCAAGTCGCACTTCCTGCGGCTGCTGGCCCGGGGTGGCAGCGACCCCGACCCGGCCAACGGGCCGGTCGACGGGGCGGGCGCGCTCGCCCCGGTGGCGCACGACGGCACGGCCCGCCTCGGCGCCCGGGTGCGCCCCGGGCACTTCTCCCAGACCCACGACCGGCCCGAGCTGATGTCGAAGGCGCTGGTCGAGATCCTCTGGCGGGGCGACGAGCACCGGACCGGAATGGACCGGCACACGGCGATGGGGGTGCTCAGCCGCTATGAGCTGGCCGGGCAGGGCGACCAGCGCTTCGGCACCCTCTCCGGCGGGCAGCAGGCCCGGTTCCTGGTGCTGCTGCTGGAGCTGTCCGGGGCGACCCTGCTGCTGCTCGACGAGCCCACCGACAACCTCGACCTGGCCAGCGCGGAAGCCCTTGAGGCGGGCCTGAACGCGTTCGAGGGGACGGTGGTCGCCGTCACCCACGACCGCTGGTTCACCCGCTCCTTCGACCGGTTCGTGCTGTTCCGGGGCGACAGCGAGGTGGTGGAGACCCCGGAGCCGGTCTGGGACGTCGGCTGA
- a CDS encoding class I SAM-dependent methyltransferase, whose amino-acid sequence MTGDHYFTAQPASDAPPREVEFSVADRDYRLASAGGVFSASRLDPGTAVLLRKAELPTATTGDLLDLGCGFGPITCVLADHAPASTVWAVDVNARARELTAANAARVGAGDRVRVRAPDDVPAEIRFAQIWSNPPIRIGKDGLHDLLLRWLPRLAPDGVGWLVVARHLGGDSLHRWLTDQSWQVERHASQKGFRVLRVTR is encoded by the coding sequence GTGACCGGCGACCACTACTTCACCGCTCAGCCCGCCAGCGACGCCCCGCCGCGCGAGGTCGAGTTCTCCGTCGCCGACCGCGACTACCGGCTGGCCTCGGCCGGCGGGGTCTTCTCCGCCAGCCGCCTCGACCCGGGCACCGCAGTCCTCCTGCGCAAGGCCGAGCTGCCCACCGCCACCACCGGCGACCTGCTCGACCTCGGCTGCGGATTCGGGCCGATCACCTGCGTGCTGGCCGACCACGCGCCGGCGAGCACCGTCTGGGCGGTCGACGTCAACGCCCGCGCCCGCGAGCTGACCGCGGCCAACGCGGCCCGGGTCGGCGCCGGCGACCGGGTCCGGGTCCGCGCACCGGACGACGTGCCGGCGGAGATCCGCTTCGCCCAGATCTGGTCCAACCCGCCGATCCGGATCGGCAAGGACGGGTTGCACGACCTGCTGCTGCGCTGGCTGCCCCGGCTCGCCCCGGACGGCGTCGGCTGGCTGGTGGTCGCCCGGCACCTCGGTGGCGACTCGCTGCACCGCTGGCTCACCGACCAGAGCTGGCAGGTCGAGCGGCACGCCAGCCAGAAGGGCTTCCGGGTGCTGCGGGTCACCCGGTAA
- the truA gene encoding tRNA pseudouridine(38-40) synthase TruA, translated as MDERIRLRLDVSYDGTGFSGWAAQPTRRTVAGVLVETLDLVLGAGTATGLTVAGRTDAGVHATGQVCHLDLPTEVWRQHEGRLLRRLARLLPTDVRVREMTEVPADFDARFSATFRRYEYRVTDARYGAEPLRRHEVLAWPKPLDLAALNAAAAGLVGEHDFAAYCRRKENATTLREVTRLDWRRDPDGILVATVQADAFCQAMVRSLVGAMLVAGDGRRPVEWPGSLLTRRERSSEVTVAPAHGLTLVEVGYPSDPTEYARRADLTRRLRVPVEG; from the coding sequence GTGGACGAGCGGATCCGGCTGCGGCTGGATGTCTCGTACGACGGCACCGGCTTCTCCGGCTGGGCCGCCCAACCGACCCGGCGCACCGTCGCCGGGGTGCTCGTCGAAACTCTGGACCTGGTCCTCGGCGCCGGTACGGCCACCGGATTGACCGTGGCCGGGCGGACCGACGCGGGGGTCCACGCCACCGGGCAGGTCTGCCACCTCGACCTGCCGACCGAGGTGTGGCGGCAGCACGAGGGTCGGCTGCTGCGACGGCTGGCCCGGCTGCTCCCCACCGACGTCCGGGTGCGGGAGATGACTGAGGTGCCGGCCGACTTCGACGCCCGGTTCTCGGCCACCTTCCGCCGTTACGAATACCGGGTCACCGACGCCAGGTACGGCGCGGAGCCGCTGCGCCGGCACGAGGTGCTGGCCTGGCCGAAGCCCCTGGACCTGGCGGCGTTGAACGCCGCGGCGGCCGGCCTGGTCGGGGAGCACGACTTCGCCGCGTACTGCCGGCGCAAGGAGAACGCGACGACGCTGCGCGAGGTGACCCGGCTGGACTGGCGCCGCGACCCGGACGGCATCCTGGTCGCCACCGTGCAGGCGGACGCGTTCTGCCAGGCGATGGTGCGCAGCCTGGTGGGGGCGATGCTGGTGGCCGGGGACGGCCGTCGTCCGGTGGAGTGGCCGGGCAGCCTGCTGACCCGCCGGGAGCGGTCCAGCGAGGTGACCGTGGCCCCGGCGCACGGGCTGACCCTGGTCGAGGTCGGCTACCCGTCCGATCCGACCGAGTACGCCCGCCGCGCCGACCTCACCCGCCGCCTGCGGGTCCCCGTCGAGGGCTGA
- the rplQ gene encoding 50S ribosomal protein L17, with the protein MPTPTKGPRLGGSPAHERLMLANLATALFQHGKIKTTETKARRLRPLAEQLITKAKRGDLAARRRVLGVVKDKDVVYALFDQIAPRYANRPGGYTRIVKTGPRKGDNAPMVVIELVEELQVAEPKANKKTAARKAAQQDKVEALAPDEETPQSAPADQDSEPPVSASGDTDAAREDSDEASENKA; encoded by the coding sequence ATGCCCACGCCCACCAAGGGCCCCCGCCTCGGCGGCAGCCCCGCGCACGAGCGGCTGATGCTGGCCAACCTGGCCACCGCGCTGTTCCAGCACGGCAAGATCAAGACCACCGAGACGAAGGCCCGGCGGCTGCGTCCGCTGGCCGAGCAGCTCATCACCAAGGCCAAGCGCGGTGACCTGGCCGCGCGGCGGCGGGTGCTGGGCGTCGTCAAGGACAAGGACGTTGTCTACGCCCTGTTCGACCAGATCGCGCCCCGGTACGCCAACCGCCCCGGCGGTTACACCCGGATCGTGAAGACCGGTCCGCGCAAGGGTGACAACGCGCCGATGGTGGTCATCGAGCTGGTGGAGGAGCTTCAGGTCGCCGAGCCGAAGGCGAACAAGAAGACCGCCGCCCGCAAGGCCGCGCAGCAGGACAAGGTCGAGGCGCTCGCCCCGGACGAGGAGACCCCGCAGTCGGCCCCGGCCGACCAGGACTCCGAGCCGCCGGTGTCGGCGTCCGGTGACACCGACGCTGCCCGCGAGGACAGCGACGAGGCCTCCGAGAACAAGGCCTGA
- a CDS encoding DNA-directed RNA polymerase subunit alpha: protein MLISQRPSLSEESISETRSRFAIEPLEPGFGYTLGNSLRRTLLSSIPGAAVTSIKIDGVLHEFTTIPGVKEDVVELVMNIKELTVSSEHDEPVSMYLRKQGPGDVTAGDIQPPAGVSVHNPDLKLATLNGKGRLDMELTVERGRGYVTAAQNKQSGAEIGRIPVDSIYSPVLKVTYRVEATRVEQRTDFDRLIIDVETKPSMGPRTALASAGSTLVELFGLARELDETAEGIDIGPSPQDAQLAADLALPIEELDLTVRSYNCLKREGINTVGELIGRTEADLLDIRNFGQKSIDEVKMKLAGMGLGLKDSAPNFDPAHVVDTFGEADYDTDDYRETEQL, encoded by the coding sequence ATGCTCATCAGCCAGCGACCCTCCCTCTCCGAGGAGTCGATCAGCGAGACCCGCTCCCGGTTCGCCATCGAGCCGCTCGAGCCGGGCTTCGGCTACACCCTGGGCAACTCGCTGCGGCGCACGCTGCTGTCGTCGATCCCGGGCGCGGCGGTGACGTCGATCAAGATCGACGGCGTGCTGCACGAGTTCACCACGATCCCCGGTGTCAAGGAGGACGTGGTCGAGCTCGTCATGAACATCAAGGAGCTCACCGTCAGCTCCGAGCACGACGAGCCGGTCAGCATGTACCTGCGCAAGCAGGGCCCGGGCGACGTGACCGCGGGGGACATCCAGCCGCCGGCCGGCGTCTCGGTGCACAACCCGGATCTCAAGCTCGCCACCCTCAACGGCAAGGGCCGGCTCGACATGGAGCTGACCGTCGAGCGGGGCCGGGGCTACGTGACGGCGGCGCAGAACAAGCAGTCCGGCGCCGAGATCGGCCGCATCCCGGTCGACTCGATCTACTCGCCGGTGCTGAAGGTGACCTACCGCGTCGAGGCGACCCGTGTCGAGCAGCGCACCGACTTCGACCGGCTGATCATCGACGTCGAGACCAAGCCGTCGATGGGCCCGCGTACCGCGCTGGCCTCCGCCGGTTCGACGCTGGTGGAGCTGTTCGGTCTGGCCCGGGAGCTGGACGAGACCGCCGAGGGCATCGACATCGGGCCGTCCCCGCAGGACGCCCAGCTGGCGGCGGACCTCGCCCTGCCGATCGAGGAGCTGGACCTCACCGTCCGCTCCTACAACTGCCTCAAGCGCGAGGGCATCAACACCGTTGGTGAGCTCATCGGGCGTACCGAGGCCGACCTCCTCGACATCCGCAACTTCGGGCAGAAGTCGATCGACGAGGTCAAGATGAAGCTCGCCGGGATGGGTCTGGGGCTGAAGGACTCGGCCCCGAACTTCGACCCGGCGCACGTCGTGGACACCTTCGGCGAGGCCGACTACGACACCGACGACTACCGCGAGACCGAGCAGCTCTAG
- the rpsD gene encoding 30S ribosomal protein S4, with translation MARYTGADCRRCRREKMKLFLKGSKCDGPKCPFESRPFPPGQHGRGRTKETEYLLQLREKQKARRVYGVLEKQFRGYYEEAVGKQAKTGEVLLQILESRLDNVVYRAGYAHSRDMARQLVKHGHFTVNGKKVDIPSYRVKEHDIIEVRGKSKELTPFIVAQAQAGSRSVPAWLEAIPSQMKILVHSLPARQVIDTQVQEQLIVELYSK, from the coding sequence ATGGCTCGTTACACCGGTGCTGACTGCCGCCGTTGCCGGCGGGAGAAGATGAAGCTGTTCCTCAAGGGCAGCAAGTGCGATGGCCCGAAGTGCCCGTTCGAGTCCCGGCCGTTCCCGCCCGGGCAGCACGGCCGCGGCCGCACCAAGGAGACGGAGTACCTGCTCCAGCTCCGTGAGAAGCAGAAGGCCCGCCGTGTCTACGGCGTGCTGGAGAAGCAGTTCCGCGGTTACTACGAGGAAGCCGTTGGCAAGCAGGCCAAGACCGGTGAGGTCCTCCTGCAGATCCTCGAGTCGCGGCTCGACAACGTCGTCTACCGGGCCGGCTACGCCCACTCGCGGGACATGGCCCGCCAGCTGGTCAAGCACGGTCACTTCACGGTGAACGGCAAGAAGGTCGACATCCCGTCGTACCGCGTCAAGGAGCACGACATCATCGAGGTTCGGGGCAAGAGCAAGGAGCTCACCCCGTTCATCGTGGCGCAGGCTCAGGCGGGCTCGCGCTCGGTCCCGGCCTGGCTCGAGGCCATCCCCAGCCAGATGAAGATCCTGGTGCACTCGCTCCCGGCCCGGCAGGTCATCGACACGCAGGTCCAGGAGCAGCTGATCGTCGAGCTCTACTCCAAGTAG
- the rpsK gene encoding 30S ribosomal protein S11: MPPKARAGAAVKKVRRKERKNVAHGQAHIKSTFNNTIVSITDPTGAVISWASAGQVGFKGSRKSTPFAAQLAAEAAARRAMEHGMRKVDVFVKGPGSGRETAIRSLQAVGLEVGQISDVTPQPHNGCRPPKRRRV, translated from the coding sequence ATGCCACCGAAGGCTCGTGCCGGAGCCGCTGTAAAGAAGGTCCGGCGCAAGGAACGCAAGAACGTCGCCCACGGGCAGGCGCACATCAAGAGCACGTTCAACAACACCATCGTGTCCATCACGGACCCGACCGGTGCGGTCATCTCCTGGGCCTCCGCGGGCCAGGTGGGCTTCAAGGGCTCCCGTAAGTCGACTCCGTTCGCCGCGCAGCTGGCCGCCGAGGCCGCCGCGCGTCGGGCCATGGAGCACGGCATGCGCAAGGTCGACGTGTTCGTCAAGGGCCCCGGCTCCGGCCGGGAGACCGCCATCCGTTCGCTGCAGGCCGTGGGCCTCGAGGTCGGGCAGATCTCCGACGTCACCCCGCAGCCGCACAACGGGTGCCGTCCGCCGAAGCGTCGCCGGGTCTGA
- the rpsM gene encoding 30S ribosomal protein S13: MARLVGVDLPREKRMEIALTYIFGVGRTRALETLAATGISPDKRARDLTDEELVQLREHIEGNYKVEGDLRREVAADIRRKVEIGCYAGIRHRRGLPVRGQRTKTNARTRKGPKRTVAGKKKAGKK; encoded by the coding sequence ATGGCACGTCTAGTCGGCGTGGATCTCCCCCGCGAGAAGCGGATGGAGATCGCGCTCACCTACATCTTCGGGGTCGGTCGTACCCGCGCCCTGGAGACACTCGCCGCCACCGGCATCTCGCCGGACAAGCGCGCTCGGGACCTCACGGACGAGGAGCTCGTGCAGCTCCGCGAACACATCGAGGGCAACTACAAGGTTGAAGGCGACCTGCGCCGCGAGGTCGCCGCTGACATCCGCCGCAAGGTTGAGATCGGCTGTTACGCCGGCATCCGGCACCGCCGGGGCCTGCCCGTGCGTGGCCAGCGGACCAAGACCAACGCGCGGACCCGCAAGGGCCCGAAGCGGACCGTCGCCGGCAAGAAGAAGGCCGGCAAGAAGTAG
- the rpmJ gene encoding 50S ribosomal protein L36: protein MKVKPSVKRICNKCRVIRRHGRVMVICTDPRHKQRQG from the coding sequence GTGAAGGTCAAGCCGAGCGTCAAGAGGATCTGCAACAAGTGCCGGGTGATCCGCCGGCACGGCCGGGTCATGGTCATCTGCACCGACCCGCGCCACAAGCAGCGCCAGGGCTGA
- the infA gene encoding translation initiation factor IF-1, with protein MPKKDGAIEIEGRVIEPLPNAMFRVELANGHKVLAHISGKMRQHYIRILPEDRVVVELSPYDLTRGRIVYRYK; from the coding sequence ATGCCGAAAAAAGACGGAGCCATTGAGATCGAGGGTCGGGTCATCGAGCCCCTGCCGAACGCCATGTTCCGGGTGGAGCTCGCGAACGGCCACAAGGTGCTGGCTCACATCAGCGGCAAGATGCGGCAGCACTACATCCGCATCCTGCCGGAGGACCGGGTCGTCGTCGAACTCTCGCCGTACGACCTGACCCGCGGGCGCATCGTCTACCGCTACAAGTAG
- a CDS encoding DUF1707 SHOCT-like domain-containing protein: MDGRDGMRAADADREAVADRLRVALGEGRLDLHEYDERLQRAYAARTYAELDALLTDLPPVAPPERSTLAPVAAPAAGPLDGGAGPVAPAGAGGVAAHWLAEVWLPYLKVIAIVVTIWAVTSLLSRDLLYFWPAWVAGPWGAVLAVRTVTGLAGGEPRRQAIERECRRAKRERRRELRAGEPDERDDPRPAG; the protein is encoded by the coding sequence ATGGACGGGCGCGACGGGATGCGAGCCGCAGACGCGGACCGTGAGGCGGTTGCCGACCGGTTGCGGGTGGCCCTCGGTGAAGGCCGACTGGACCTGCACGAGTACGACGAGCGGTTGCAGCGGGCCTATGCCGCGCGCACCTACGCCGAGCTGGACGCCCTGCTCACCGACCTGCCACCGGTGGCGCCCCCGGAGCGCTCGACGCTGGCGCCGGTCGCCGCACCGGCTGCCGGGCCACTGGACGGCGGTGCGGGGCCGGTCGCCCCGGCCGGGGCCGGTGGCGTCGCCGCCCACTGGCTGGCCGAGGTGTGGCTGCCGTACCTGAAGGTGATCGCGATCGTGGTGACCATCTGGGCGGTGACCTCGCTGCTCAGCCGCGACCTGCTCTACTTCTGGCCGGCCTGGGTGGCCGGGCCGTGGGGCGCGGTGCTGGCGGTCCGCACGGTCACCGGGCTGGCCGGGGGAGAGCCCCGGCGCCAGGCGATCGAGCGCGAGTGCAGGCGGGCGAAGCGGGAACGGCGGCGGGAGTTGCGCGCCGGTGAACCAGACGAACGGGACGACCCGCGACCCGCCGGCTGA
- the map gene encoding type I methionyl aminopeptidase, protein MRRPQLDIQLKTPDQIEKMRAAGLVVAEALRRMREAVAPGVSTADLDAIAESTIREAGAVPSFKGYHGFPASICSSVNRQIVHAIPSPKQVLREGDLISIDCGAVLNGWHGDSAITVGVGDVDPALLKMAQVAEDAMWAGIAAAARGSASGKGRLTDISHAVETAVRKGGRYGIVDGYGGHGIGTEMHQDPHVLNHGRPGKGPRLVPGMALAIEPMITMASPRTVELADGWTVVTRDGSVAAHVEHSMALLPDGVWVLTAFDGGRARLGDLVTARQPAASTAS, encoded by the coding sequence ATGCGTCGTCCCCAGCTGGACATCCAGCTGAAGACCCCTGACCAGATCGAGAAGATGCGGGCCGCCGGCCTGGTGGTGGCCGAGGCGCTGCGCCGGATGCGCGAGGCGGTGGCCCCCGGCGTGAGCACCGCCGACCTGGATGCCATCGCCGAGTCGACCATCCGCGAGGCGGGTGCGGTCCCGTCGTTCAAGGGCTACCACGGCTTCCCCGCGTCGATCTGCTCCTCGGTCAACCGGCAGATCGTGCACGCCATCCCGTCGCCGAAGCAGGTGCTGCGGGAGGGCGATCTGATCTCCATCGACTGCGGTGCGGTGCTGAACGGTTGGCACGGCGACTCCGCGATCACCGTCGGGGTGGGCGACGTCGACCCGGCGCTACTCAAGATGGCCCAAGTGGCCGAGGACGCGATGTGGGCCGGCATCGCCGCCGCGGCGCGCGGCTCGGCCAGCGGCAAGGGGCGGCTCACCGACATCTCGCACGCGGTGGAGACCGCGGTCCGCAAGGGCGGCCGGTACGGCATCGTCGACGGCTACGGCGGGCACGGCATCGGCACGGAGATGCACCAGGACCCGCACGTGCTCAACCACGGCCGGCCCGGCAAGGGCCCGCGGCTGGTCCCCGGCATGGCGCTGGCCATCGAGCCGATGATCACGATGGCGTCGCCGCGCACGGTCGAGCTGGCCGACGGCTGGACGGTGGTCACCCGGGACGGGTCGGTGGCGGCGCACGTCGAGCACTCGATGGCGCTGCTGCCGGACGGCGTCTGGGTGCTCACCGCGTTCGACGGTGGCCGTGCCCGACTCGGCGACCTGGTCACCGCGCGGCAGCCGGCCGCCTCGACCGCGTCCTGA
- a CDS encoding adenylate kinase, translating to MRLVLVGPPGAGKGTQAEFVAAHLSVPKISTGDIFRSNVTQGTPLGVEAKRYMDAGELVPDEVTINMVRDRLAEPDASEGFLLDGFPRTTPQAAALDKLLADLGTALDLVLELVVDDDEVIRRLSGRRTCRGCGKIWHVEFDATTRPGICDRCGAELFQRDDDKPETIATRLREYSEKTAPLVDYYGAQGKLVGIDATGPVEDVTTRAIDALRSYGG from the coding sequence GGGCGCGGGCAAGGGCACGCAGGCCGAGTTCGTCGCCGCGCACCTGTCGGTGCCCAAGATCTCGACCGGGGACATCTTCCGGTCGAACGTCACCCAGGGCACGCCGCTCGGTGTCGAGGCGAAGCGGTACATGGACGCCGGCGAGCTGGTTCCGGACGAGGTCACTATCAACATGGTCCGGGACCGGCTGGCGGAGCCCGACGCCAGCGAGGGGTTCCTGCTCGACGGCTTCCCGCGGACCACTCCGCAGGCCGCCGCACTGGACAAGCTCCTCGCCGACCTGGGCACCGCCCTGGACCTGGTCCTGGAGCTGGTGGTCGACGACGACGAGGTGATCCGGCGACTCTCCGGCCGGCGCACCTGCCGGGGTTGCGGCAAGATCTGGCACGTCGAGTTCGACGCCACCACCCGGCCCGGCATCTGTGACCGGTGCGGCGCCGAGCTGTTCCAGCGCGACGACGACAAGCCGGAGACCATCGCCACGCGGCTGCGCGAGTACAGCGAGAAGACCGCTCCACTGGTCGACTACTACGGCGCCCAGGGCAAGCTGGTCGGCATCGACGCCACCGGCCCGGTGGAGGACGTCACCACCCGTGCCATAGACGCGCTGCGGTCGTACGGCGGCTGA